A section of the Acanthochromis polyacanthus isolate Apoly-LR-REF ecotype Palm Island chromosome 13, KAUST_Apoly_ChrSc, whole genome shotgun sequence genome encodes:
- the arcn1b gene encoding archain 1b, translating into MVLLAAAVCTKAGKAIVSRQFVEMTRTRIEGLLAAFPKLMNTGKQHTFVETDSVRYVYQPLEKLYMVLITTKNSNILEDLETLRLFSRVIPEYCRVLEESEISEHCFDLIFAFDEIVALGYRENVNLAQIRTFTEMDSHEEKVFRAVRETQEREAKAEMRRKAKELQQARRDAERSGKKVPAFGGFGSAGMTSVSSGSIITDTIVEPEKPKITAAPVRPSGPSKALKLGAKGKEVDNFVDKLKSEGETIMPTSGKRGSDVSKALPPPVNVESVHLRVEEKISLTCGRDGGLQNMEVLGMVTLRVTDDKNGRIRLVINNNDNKGLQLQTHPNVDKKLFTSDSIIGLKNPEKSFPLNNDVGVLKWRLQTTDESLIPLTINCWPSESGTGCDVNIEYELQEESLELNDVVISIPVPSGVGAPVIGDLDGEYKHDSRRNVLEWCLPVIDANNKTGSLEFSIAGQPNDFFPINVSFVSKRNYCDIQVTKATHVDGDSSIRFSSETSFVVDKYEIL; encoded by the exons ATG GTGCTGTTGGCAGCGGCGGTGTGCACCAAGGCCGGCAAGGCCATCGTATCCCGGCAGTTTGTGGAAATGACCCGGACACGAATTGAAGGACTCCTGGCTGCGTTTCCTAAACTGATGAACACGGGCAAGCAGCACACCTTTGTGGAAACAGACAGCGTTCGCTATGTGTACCAGCCGCTGGAGAAACTCTACATGGTCCTCATCACCACCAAGAACAGCAACATCCTGGAGGACCTGGAGACCCTCAGACTCTTCTCCCGTGTG ATCCCAGAGTACTGTCGCGTGCTGGAGGAGAGTGAAATATCGGAGCACTGTTTTGACTTGATCTTCGCCTTCGATGAGATTGTGGCACTAGGCTACAGAGAGAATGTCAACCTGGCACAGATCCGCACCTTCACAGAGATGGACTCCCACGAGGAGAAGGTTTTCCGTGCTGTCAGAGAG ACCCAGGAACGAGAGGCCAAGGCAGAGATGAGAAGGAAGGccaaggagctgcagcaggccAGGAGGGACGCCGAGCGCTCTGGGAAGAAGGTGCCAGCGTTTGGCGGCTTCGGCAGCGCCGGCATGACCAGCGTGTCCTCAGGGTCCATCATCACAGACACCATCGTAGAGCCTGAGAAACCCAAGATCACAGCAGCTCCAGTCAG ACCAAGTGGACCCAGTAAGGCTCTGAAACTGGGTGCTAAAGGGAAAGAAGTGGACAATTTTGTTGACAAGCTCAAGTCCGAGGGTGAAACCATCATGCCCACCTCAGGGAAGAGAGGCTCAGATGTGTCTAAAGCTCTGCCACCACCAGTCAACGTGGAGAG CGTACATCTGCGTGTGGAGGAGAAGATCTCGCTGACCTGTGGACGTGACGGCGGCCTACAGAACATGGAGGTGCTGGGCATGGTGACGCTCCGAGTCACAGACGACAAAAACGGACGCATCCGCCTCGTTAtcaacaacaacgacaacaaaGGGTTGCAGCTGCAG ACACATCCCAACGTGGACAAGAAGTTGTTCACATCTGACTCCATTATCGGCCTGAAGAACCCAGAGAAGTCCTTCCCTCTCAACAATGACGTTGGTGTGCTGAAGTGGAGACTACAGACCACAGACGAGTCCCTCATACCTCTAACCA TAAACTGCTGGCCTTCAGAGAGCGGTACCGGCTGTGATGTCAACATCGAAtatgagctgcaggaggagagcCTTGAGCTCAACGACGTGGTCATCAGCATCCCCGTACC CTCTGGGGTGGGAGCTCCAGTGATTGGTGACCTGGATGGCGAGTACAAACACGACAGCAGGCGAAACGTCCTGGAGTGGTGCCTACCTGTCATCGATGCCAACAACAAGACCGGCAGCCTGGAGTTCAGCATCGCCGGACAGCCCAATGATTTCTTCCCTATCAATGTGTCCTTTGTGTCCAAGCGCAACTACTGCGACATCCAG GTTACCAAAGCGACCCACGTAGACGGTGACAGCTCCATTAGATTCTCATCAGAAACCTCCTTTGTTGTCGACAAATACGAAATCCTGTAA